From a region of the Lactuca sativa cultivar Salinas chromosome 4, Lsat_Salinas_v11, whole genome shotgun sequence genome:
- the LOC122197123 gene encoding xylan glycosyltransferase MUCI21 → MSFFLILWSICFLFGITPVHVVLQKMKTTTPVNCNYTHNVPVIVFSFGLIGNLFHEISEIVIPLFITARHFGSSVHFMVTDYQPWFAHKYNRILAQLYRYQVIDTTLNASDHCFPGAVVGLKYHGNLALNPDSIPRGHTMLEFKELLIFLSQEEGTTSSAYRGKPKYDVSSDPTPRITTTSSDSEKQVDHLETNAGECLKREKDRVSHYLHSSSEPKLLEVVFGNRTVDMVVVVVVVIVVVPQSTKSKP, encoded by the exons ATGAGTTTTTTCCTAATCTTGTGGTCGATTTGTTTTCTATTTGGAATCACACCTGTTCATGTAGTTTTACAGAAGATGAAAACGACAACACCTGTAAATTGTAATTATACACACAACGTCCCTGTTATCGTATTCTCATTTGGCCTAATTGGAAACCTATTCCATGAAATCAGCGAAATTGTGATCCCACTTTTCATCACAGCTCGCCATTTTGGATCTAGTGTACATTTCATGGTTACCGATTACCAGCCTTGGTTTGCCCATAAATATAACCGTATTCTCGCGCAATTGTATCGTTATCAAGTTATAGATACGACTTTGAATGCAAGTGATCACTGTTTTCCAGGAGCGGTGGTTGGGTTGAAATATCATGGGAATCTCGCTTTGAATCCTGATTCCATTCCAAGAGGCCACACCATGCTAGAATTCAAGGAGTTATTGATCTTTTTGTCACAG GAAGAAGGAACTACTAGTTCTGCTTATAGAGGTAAGCCCAAATATGATGTGTCATCAGATCCAACTCCAAGAATAACAACTACTAGTTCAGATTCTGAGAAACAAGTTGATCATCTGGAGACAAAT GCAGGGGAGTGCTTAAAAAGAGAAAAGGACAGAGTGTCTCATTATCTTCATTCCAGCAGTGAGCCAAAGCTTCTTGAG GTAGTCTTTGGTAATAGAACCGTAgacatggtggtggtggtggtggtggttatcgTGGTGGTGCCCCAGTCAACCAAATCCAAACCTTAA